A window from Mangifera indica cultivar Alphonso chromosome 2, CATAS_Mindica_2.1, whole genome shotgun sequence encodes these proteins:
- the LOC123208736 gene encoding uncharacterized protein LOC123208736, giving the protein MRDFEGHENDFLINTPAEILALQLDLLLLENQLSYILLEGLYNLVTGSPSFIDLGFKFFRVQMFSQRAPKQKEFKHFTDLQRATLVENFPAEEYTKNYTVDISELHCATKLQESGVKFRCASGEGRLLVIRFEQGELRIPQLSVFHETDTMLQNIMALEQCRYPRYSLVVCAYVRLLDSLIEDKRDAQLLVD; this is encoded by the coding sequence ATGAGGGATTTTGAAGGACATGAAAATGACTTTTTGATAAATACACCAGCGGAAATATTGGCTTTACAATTGGACTTGCTTTTACTGGAAAatcaactttcatatattttactCGAGGGATTATACAATTTAGTCACCGGTAGCCCTTCCTTCATTGATCTTGGTTTTAAATTCTTCAGGGTTCAGATGTTTTCTCAGCGTGCACCCAAGCAAAAGGAGTTCAAACATTTCACCGATCTGCAAAGAGCTACTCTAGTGGAAAATTTCCCAGCAGAGGAGTATACTAAAAATTATACCGTTGATATAAGCGAGTTACATTGTGCCACAAAGCTACAAGAGTCAGGAGTGAAATTCAGATGTGCTTCTGGGGAGGGACGCTTACTGGTGATAAGATTTGAGCAAGGCGAGTTAAGGATCCCACAATTAAGCGTCTTCCACGAGACAGACACCATGCTACAGAACATCATGGCATTGGAGCAATGTCGCTATCCACGTTACTCTCTCGTCGTCTGTGCTTATGTTCGACTTCTGGACTCTCTTATAGAAGACAAAAGGGATGCGCAGCTGCTTGTTGACTAG
- the LOC123209691 gene encoding LOW QUALITY PROTEIN: putative UDP-glucuronate:xylan alpha-glucuronosyltransferase 4 (The sequence of the model RefSeq protein was modified relative to this genomic sequence to represent the inferred CDS: inserted 2 bases in 1 codon): MAFSSSSKPASFNQKLFIVSLFFLSFSLFIIVFSFKPQQPHLLDPLTVRTEPLPIVNKPKWLELIQQQVAGQRLKVGLVNLDNNIHEVHGTSVEAVHVHFDRVAEDKTWSDFFPEWIDEDHKWHAPSCPEIPLPRLEEYGDLDLIVARVPCGGGGGEKEGIRDVFRLQVNLXVANLAVESGRVKPGSDRTVYVVFVGSCGPMIEIFRCDDMVMHVEDYWVYKPELRRLKHKVIMPVGSCQISPGYAETAKEEWRYFQQPELNYTADHEREAYVTVLHSSEDYVCEAIALAQSIIQSNSARDLVLLHDKSLTDKSLQGLRAAGWKTKRISRIRSPFSRKDSYNEWNYSKLRVWQLIEYDRVIFIDADLLVLKKIDKFFYFPQLSAAGNDRSLFNSGIMVIEPSLCMFEKLMLKSFKVASYNGGDQGFLNEIFTWWHRLPSKINYLKVFKLDKHGNDEHQIPENLYTIHYLGLKPWLCYKDYDCNWDKVDHHIFASDSAHKKWWEVYDAMPKKLQKFCALTKHGNWRIKKWRGIARNASLVDGHWKIRVRDPRQYHLVE; this comes from the exons ATGGCCTTTTCTTCCTCCTCTAAACCAGCCAGTTTCAACCAAAAACTCTTCATCGTCtccctcttcttcctctctttctcCCTCTTCATCATTGTCTTCTCCTTCAAGCCCCAACAACCCCATCTCCTCGACCCCCTCACAGTTCGAACCGAGCCTCTCCCCATCGTAAACAAGCCCAAATGGCTCGAACTCATTCAACAACAAGTCGCCGGTCAAAGACTGAAAGTTGGTTTAGTcaatttagataataatatacatGAAGTTCATGGAACATCAGTTGAAGCCGTTCACGTGCATTTCGATCGTGTGGCCGAAGATAAAACATGGAGTGATTTTTTTCCTGAGTGGATTGATGAAGATCACAAGTGGCACGCGCCGTCGTGCCCGGAGATTCCGTTGCCAAGGCTGGAAGAGTACGGGGACCTTGACTTGATAGTGGCGAGAGTTCCTTGCGGAGGAGGAGGTGGTGAGAAGGAGGGGATTAGGGATGTGTTTAGGTTACAGGTTAATCT GGTGGCAAATCTTGCGGTAGAGAGTGGGCGGGTGAAGCCGGGTTCTGATCGGACGGTGTACGTTGTGTTTGTAGGGTCTTGTGGACCCATGATTGAGATTTTTAGATGCGATGATATGGTGATGCATGTAGAGGATTATTGGGTTTACAAGCCTGAATTGAGAAGGTTAAAACATAAAGTTATTATGCCTGTTGGTTCATGCCAAATCTCTCCCGGATATGCAGAAACAG CAAAAGAGGAATGGAGATATTTCCAGCAACCAGAATTGAATTACACAGCAGACCATGAAAGAGAAGCCTATGTAACAGTTCTTCATTCCTCAGAAGATTACGTATGTGAAGCGATTGCGTTGGCACAAAGCATAATCCAAAGCAACTCCGCAAGAGACCTTGTTCTTCTTCATGATAAATCGTTAACTGACAAATCTTTACAAGGGCTTCGAGCTGCCGGATGGAAGACGAAGCGAATTTCACGTATTCGCAGCCCGTTTTCCAGAAAAGACTCCTACAATGAATGGAACTACAGCAAGCTTCGCGTATGGCAACTCATTGAATACGACAGAGTTATTTTTATCGATGCTGATCTACTCGTCTTGAAGAAAATCGATAAGTTCTTCTATTTCCCGCAGTTATCAGCCGCAGGGAACGACCGTTCGTTGTTCAACTCAGGGATCATGGTGATCGAGCCATCTCTGTGCATGTTTGAGAAGTTGATGCTGAAGAGCTTCAAGGTGGCTTCCTATAACGGAGGCGACCAAGGTTTTCTGAACGAAATTTTTACATGGTGGCATAGATTGCCTTCGAAGATTAATTATCTCAAGGTGTTTAAGCTTGACAAGCATGGCAACGATGAACATCAAATCCCGGAAAATCTTTACACAATTCATTATTTGGGATTGAAGCCATGGCTGTGTTACAAGGATTATGATTGTAATTGGGATAAGGTGGATCACCATATTTTTGCCAGCGATTCAGCTCACAAGAAATGGTGGGAAGTTTACGATGCCATGCCCAAGAAGTTGCAGAAATTTTGTGCACTAACAAAGCACGGGAATTGGAGGATTAAGAAGTGGAGAGGGATAGCAAGAAATGCAAGTTTGGTTGATGGACACTGGAAGATCAGAGTGAGAGATCCTAGACAATACCATCTTGTTGAATAA
- the LOC123209775 gene encoding cyclin-P3-1-like gives MVLNGKADESETNSALELVDSGKGISCLGTPRVVSVVSSVLERAIQKNESLLQASKKKDVVAIFHGSRVPSLSIRQYIERIFKYSSCSPSCFVVAYIYIDRFLQQLNAYLTSLNVHRLLITSIMIAAKFIDDECYNNAYFVKIGGVSTTEMNRLEISFLFTLEFRLHVTAKVFRKYCLHLEKGAAEYENMSPTQSEK, from the exons ATGGTGCTCAATGGCAAGGCTGATGAATCAGAAACGAATTCGGCTTTAGAATTGGTTGATTCTGGGAAAGGAATAAGTTGTCTGGGAACTCCTCGCGTTGTATCGGTTGTTTCATCTGTTCTTGAGAGAGCAATTCAGAAGAACGAGAGTTTGCTTCAGGCGTCCAAAAAGAAGGATGTTGTTGCCATATTTCACGGCTCAAGAGTTCCCAGCTTGAGCATCAGACAATATATTGAACGCATATTTAAGTACTCAAGCTGCAGCCCTTCTTGCTTTGTCGTTGCATATATATACATCGATCGATTCCTTCAACAACTCAACGCCTACCTTACAAGCCTCAACGTTCATCGCCTTCTGATTACCAGTATCATGATTGCTGCAAAATTCATAGATGACGA GTGTTACAACAATGCTTATTTCGTCAAGATCGGAGGGGTGAGCACCACAGAAATGAACAGACTGGAGATAAGTTTCTTGTTTACTCTGGAGTTTAGGCTTCATGTCACTGCAAAGGTCTTCAGGAAGTACTGTTTACATCTGGAGAAAGGAGCTGCAGAATACGAGAACATGTCCCCAACCCAGTCGGAAAAATGA